From Draconibacterium halophilum, one genomic window encodes:
- a CDS encoding cytochrome c3 family protein: MKKTQIFISLFAFVTCILLSISSYADSTESVISDGHSNQDVKRGERFFKGLLPFDRDFASCVSCHNLNRVDTLNWNPSAMDIAIKYVDKDFEAFQTTVMNPTGVKTEASHVNFKIEEEDLKTVKIYLDNLAHTGVPPAKPTHYNLILFLFLGLLITWAVVELIFLRKIKLKFIPLLILFAAFGWQVKMIVTDAIRLGRQENYAPDQPIKFSHKVHAGDNGIDCMYCHTTVEHSKSAGIPATDLCMNCHILIREGTNSGKFEISKVVDASENGQPIEWKRIHNLPDHVYFSHAVHVGSGKLDCMQCHGPVEEMDIMEQHSDLSMGWCVNCHRDTEVDFGNNGYYEHYVKLHEELNSGAIDSVTAADIGANDCMRCHY, encoded by the coding sequence ATGAAAAAAACGCAGATTTTCATATCCCTGTTCGCATTTGTTACTTGTATTTTGCTATCAATTAGTTCTTATGCCGATTCAACTGAATCGGTAATATCCGATGGACATTCAAACCAGGATGTTAAACGCGGGGAGCGTTTCTTTAAAGGATTATTACCTTTCGATCGTGACTTTGCATCGTGCGTTTCCTGCCACAATTTAAACCGGGTTGACACCTTAAACTGGAATCCTTCAGCCATGGATATAGCAATAAAATACGTGGATAAGGATTTTGAAGCTTTTCAAACAACGGTAATGAATCCGACAGGCGTAAAAACGGAAGCATCGCACGTTAACTTCAAAATTGAGGAAGAAGACCTGAAAACCGTAAAAATTTATTTAGACAATCTGGCACACACCGGAGTTCCTCCGGCAAAACCAACACATTACAACCTTATTCTGTTCCTGTTTTTAGGATTACTGATTACCTGGGCAGTTGTAGAACTGATCTTTCTGCGCAAAATAAAACTGAAATTCATTCCTCTACTAATATTGTTTGCTGCTTTTGGCTGGCAGGTAAAAATGATTGTTACCGATGCTATTCGCCTGGGCCGACAAGAAAATTATGCTCCCGATCAACCCATAAAATTTTCGCATAAAGTGCATGCCGGCGATAATGGAATTGATTGTATGTATTGCCACACAACAGTGGAGCACAGCAAATCGGCGGGCATTCCGGCCACCGATCTTTGCATGAATTGCCACATACTTATTAGAGAAGGTACCAACAGTGGCAAATTTGAAATTTCGAAGGTGGTTGATGCCTCCGAGAACGGGCAACCAATTGAGTGGAAACGTATTCATAATCTTCCCGACCACGTATATTTCAGTCATGCGGTGCATGTTGGTTCTGGAAAACTCGACTGCATGCAATGTCATGGCCCCGTTGAGGAGATGGATATTATGGAACAACACAGCGATTTGTCGATGGGATGGTGTGTAAACTGTCACCGCGATACCGAAGTGGACTTTGGAAACAATGGTTATTACGAACATTACGTAAAATTACATGAAGAGCTGAATTCCGGAGCTATCGATTCGGTAACAGCAGCTGATATTGGTGCTAACGATTGTATGCGCTGCCACTACTAA
- a CDS encoding AI-2E family transporter, giving the protein MIQLKGWTRNTLFIVGLLFIIFLLWYFSAIVTYILISVVLSFIGRPLTRWLMRIKYKRFKMPKGLAAFASLVSLWIVFISFFRFMIPLLISEVETLSQIDFTLVLDSIEEPLLNLMQFFNKDAVGIESKNFLDIVTESLGAQIDFSQVSNWFGLVAGTIGELLIGFFAVSFITFFFLKEETMFRTFIILLVPTRFEEKVSHILESISYLLRRYFIGLLFEVFMVMLLDTIGLTIIGIEFNHAVVIGLFCGMFNVIPYLGPWMGAALGLLIGAALHINLDFMNEVLPTLGWMTLVFLSVQVIDNVLYQPLIYSSSVKAHPLEIFLVIMAAGSMAGIIGMILAIPVYTIIRVIAAEFFENMKLVRKLTEQLEKEKT; this is encoded by the coding sequence ATGATTCAACTTAAAGGCTGGACCCGCAACACGCTTTTTATTGTTGGGCTACTTTTTATCATTTTTCTACTGTGGTATTTTAGTGCCATAGTTACCTACATTCTTATTTCGGTAGTACTTTCGTTTATCGGCCGCCCGTTAACTCGCTGGCTGATGAGAATTAAATACAAACGATTTAAAATGCCCAAAGGACTGGCTGCGTTTGCAAGCCTGGTATCTTTGTGGATCGTTTTTATTTCATTTTTTCGGTTTATGATCCCGCTGCTGATAAGCGAAGTGGAAACATTATCGCAGATTGACTTTACACTTGTTCTCGATTCAATAGAAGAACCTTTGCTTAATCTGATGCAGTTTTTCAACAAAGATGCAGTGGGCATTGAATCGAAGAATTTTCTTGATATCGTTACAGAAAGTCTTGGTGCCCAAATCGATTTTTCACAAGTCTCAAATTGGTTTGGCTTGGTGGCAGGAACCATCGGGGAATTGCTGATCGGATTTTTCGCGGTATCTTTTATCACCTTTTTCTTTTTGAAAGAAGAAACCATGTTCCGCACATTTATTATTTTACTGGTTCCTACCCGTTTCGAAGAAAAAGTAAGCCATATCCTGGAGTCAATTTCCTACTTGTTACGGCGTTATTTCATCGGACTGCTTTTCGAGGTTTTTATGGTTATGTTGCTCGACACCATCGGTCTTACCATTATTGGTATCGAATTCAACCATGCGGTTGTAATTGGTCTGTTCTGTGGCATGTTCAATGTTATTCCTTATCTCGGCCCGTGGATGGGAGCAGCGCTTGGCTTACTCATCGGAGCAGCTTTACATATTAATCTCGATTTTATGAATGAGGTTTTACCCACATTAGGATGGATGACACTGGTTTTTCTTTCTGTTCAGGTGATCGACAACGTACTTTATCAGCCCCTTATTTATTCCAGTAGCGTAAAAGCACACCCGCTCGAAATATTTCTTGTAATTATGGCAGCCGGAAGTATGGCCGGAATAATAGGAATGATCCTGGCCATTCCTGTTTATACCATTATCAGGGTAATTGCCGCAGAATTTTTTGAGAATATGAAACTGGTACGAAAATTAACAGAACAACTCGAAAAAGAGAAAACCTAA